ATCACTTCCAGCACGGTAAGCATCGCCAAAGAATAGCTTAGGATTCTTACCATTTGACACCATTTGGCGATACATGACGGTGAGGTTGCTAGACAATTGGTCTTGACTTGTTGTTGATTCATCAGTGCCACTATAATCAAGGTCAAGCAAGGTCGGTGGCTGGTGCTTTGCATTGCGGTAAGTATCATAAAGTGGTGATTTGGGGTCAGCAAACATGGCTGGCATTttcatgccagaaggtgaatcCCAGTTCCAAAATGGCAAAGCAAAAGTTGGGTCATCAATCAACTTTCCCAAgattttttcataaaagtatAAGTAGTAACGATGGAAGGGATAGAAGAGCCAAGAGTTGTGAACTTGGACTTCAAGGTCAGGGAAACCAACTTGGTCATATGCACCATCACAATAAGCACAATGAACATTAGCTTGTTGTGTGAAATTTCTTGGGTCATCAGCTGGTAAAGCTTTCATGAGCTTGATGGCTTGTGAATATTTGGCTATGTATTTTTTGTCAGCTAAATGAGCTGCGGGTCTAATACGCAAGGGTGAGTTTTGTGGAGGTAGCTTAAAATCAATGATTTTAGTGGATCGTGGTGGGCAACAATTGACTGGTTTTGCTCCAGCTGGTAAATCAGCTTTGCTACACTTTGTTAGATCTGGGGCAGACACAGGAGCAGCCATGGCAATAGGGTCATCATTGTAAAGATTTGTAGCACCATAGAGGCCTCCTAAGCCAATGAGTACATCTCTCCTATCAAACTTTTCTAGAGGAGATTGTTGTTCTTGTCCATTTTGGTCATCATTTTGGGCTTTGCATGAGACTACTCTAGGAGCAAGGTGATGGTTGCGTTTTGGAAGTTTAGaaagttgggtttttttgggAAAGAATGGAGATAGAGAGGAAGGGGAAATGTGGGTCTTGGTGGCGGTAGTAAGGGATGGTTGTGAGAGAGAAGCCATGGTTGTGGTTATGGGAGAACTGTGCAAGACTAGACTCTCAATATATGGTGATAAATTACTGtcaaatttcacaacatttttcgtaataaattataattagtatatagtaaaatttgacccgaaaaaatgacaaaaattacAACGTGTCGTCTTAAtaagatgcaaaaaaaaattgacaaattagTTGGGTCTATTGCACCATTATTATTCATccataatgaaaataataaccACCATGTGGAAATTAATTGAGGAACTTTCAAAGAGGATTAGATTTTTCGTTGACATTAGAATCCTAGCTACTATATGGAGGGCATTTATTATCACCACCCACATACGGTTGAAaacaaggatgtcaataccgtactggaggccgtaccggtttggccaccggtacgatatatttcggataccggtcaataccggtgtaccgtttcgggtttaccgctattttttatatttatatatatatatatatgtatgtatgtgtttgtctatatatatattataataaatataaaagtttaccataaaacatttcctcaatttagaactagttattcatggttttagactttagtatcaattaaaagggaaaaaaataaaaaaataaaatagaaagcttaaaagttaccattgcatactaagaaaacaaataatactaataagttaatacaaataagttaccattttgtcctaacaaaaattcaaaaattacaaaacttaaaaaaaaaaaaaaaaaaaccttttttcttCTACCGGCCGGTACACCCGGTACCGGCCGATATTGtccgaaattggccggtacggccggtattttttccggtacgaaacagGGGGGTCGAGTGTACCGGATTActggccggtacggtatattccggtcggtacggtacggtattgacatccatGGTTGAAAATGAAAGTTGGTAGGTGGCtgcgaagagagagagagtgagagaaagagattgatATAATGAAAGACGAGAAGATAGAGATAGTGATATGTCATACATGTAACAGTGAATAAATGAGATAAGGCCAAGAAgtcttagtgtgtgtttgggttcaCGTCTCTGCGTTGCGTTTTCCAACGCGTTTTTCCCCTCacaagcggctactgttcatgtactgtacatgaacagtagccgcaacattTGACCAATTTTCCCTGAACAGTGcattcgtgcactgttcatggacccacaaattttattttttatcaattttttcattaaaaatgggtcccacggtactatgtacacatttaaaaattattttgctacagtgttttcagttttcagttttcagtttcagcaaaataagttctatccaaacacacccttagtgAAATCTAAGTTGCCTATTACAGTGCGAcaaatggccaaaaaaaaaccaaagcagCGTCTGGATGGTACTGATGTGCATTCAAcgtctgcgtttttttttttttttaaaaagattagCGCCTCTTATACTGTTCATGTTCTCATGAACAGTACATTAAGGTAAATGAATAGTAATCCACATGTAAacagtaatttttaaattatttttagttttcaattttcaacaaaataagcagtatccaaatgCATCCTATATAATATACCATCtttatacatataaacacataaaGACTCATACCCGCATATGACACACAtcttctcaaataaataaataaagacccATACACACAACGGCACGTGACGTACCTggattgaaatattttgttctaACAAGAACCcagtttgttttatttttttctcatgttAAGGTTATATAAGCGGAATTGCCAAATTGTTATTCTTGACTTTTCAATTCTTATGCAAATTATCAGTATATTCGAAGAGAATAATCTATATGCAGCGTAGACTAGTGATAACGTTATGAAAGAAGAATCTGCTctaaatatcaataaaattacatgtacatttaaaaaaaaaaatttgaactataTGATGCATAAAAACCACAATTTCTCATCAAATTATTCCTTTATCAAGATTTAAGAGCCTAAAGGAATGAAAGAAACATTAGTACATTACcctttattatataaataaaatatataattaacaatatttgtgggttttttttttttttttttttgcttgaaagatTTTGTGGATGTTGGTAATTAAAGTATTATTATCTTGTTACCAAACAAGATACGGGccacaaaaaaaggaaataagtaTGATGGATGGAGTGGCCACCTTGAATGacttttcttttggattttatttttagtctTTTCCCTCACGAGTTAAATGAGCATTCATCCAACTTTCAATGCCAAAAGTTGATGGGCACGTTGTTTGACCTTTCGTTCGGTGTTTGTCTTGACTACTTGGCTCGACCTCTATTATCGAACCGACAAGTTGGAAGACCATTAATGTCTCGAGAAGCAATCCAATAAGGGGGAAAAATTGTACCAAAATCGATCGTAATTATCCTCTCATGCTTACTTTTgtcaatgaagaaaaaaaagaaacaacattgTCTAGGTTTGCCCGTTCAACATCGCCGTATATGTTTGCTTAACGGGACCAGAAAGTTATCATTTTGGATGCAAATTTGCTTCATGAGGGTTGAATTTTTGAGCTACCTTTGAGTTCAATTACGGATTCACCACAAGGAGGGGTTCACAATTGttattagaaggaaaaaaagaaaaaaaaaaatcggttgCATAGGTTTACGAATTGTACCACGAGATTGTTAGCTTTTCCCCATGTTTGAATTGGCcttttgttgtaaaataatttgtttacgTGGTTTAGTAGTGTGTCTATGTGCAGTTTCACTCGCCGACTCTACTCCTTTGCATCATAACTTAAAGCCCTCAACTTAGTGGCCCACTATCATATATGAGccttttctcaacaaaaaaaaattaaaatttcaaatatgagCCAATTACAACAGCTTCCCC
The Quercus lobata isolate SW786 chromosome 10, ValleyOak3.0 Primary Assembly, whole genome shotgun sequence DNA segment above includes these coding regions:
- the LOC115965867 gene encoding polyphenol oxidase, chloroplastic-like isoform X2, whose translation is MASLSQPSLTTATKTHISPSSLSPFFPKKTQLSKLPKRNHHLAPRVVSCKAQNDDQNGQEQQSPLEKFDRRDVLIGLGGLYGATNLYNDDPIAMAAPVSAPDLTKCSKADLPAGAKPVNCCPPRSTKIIDFKLPPQNSPLRIRPAAHLADKKYIAKYSQAIKLMKALPADDPRNFTQQANVHCAYCDGAYDQVGFPDLEVQVHNSWLFYPFHRYYLYFYEKILGKLIDDPTFALPFWNWDSPSGMKMPAMFADPKSPLYDTYRNAKHQPPTLLDLDYSGTDESTTSQDQLSSNLTVMYRQMVSNGKNPKLFFGDAYRAGSDPDPGAGSIENIPHGPIHLWCGDTTQPNLEDMGNFYSAGRDPIFFSHHSNVDRMWTIWKTLGGKKRSDPKDKDWLNTAFLFYDENAQPVRVKVKDCLKSTNLNYVYQDVEIPWLKSKPTPRKSKTKKVAKLFQLGGGVGVAQAAETSSSSVKFPVVLDKVISTVVSRPKKKRSKDEKEEEEEVLVVEGIQFERDSAVKFDVYINDEDDSPSRPDKTEFAGSFVNVPHRHNHTKKMNTILNLGITELLEDLDAEDDDSVVVTLVPRFGKGLATIGGIKIEFVS
- the LOC115965867 gene encoding polyphenol oxidase, chloroplastic-like isoform X1, coding for MASLSQPSLTTATKTHISPSSLSPFFPKKTQLSKLPKRNHHLAPRVVSCKAQNDDQNGQEQQSPLEKFDRRDVLIGLGGLYGATNLYNDDPIAMAAPVSAPDLTKCSKADLPAGAKPVNCCPPRSTKIIDFKLPPQNSPLRIRPAAHLADKKYIAKYSQAIKLMKALPADDPRNFTQQANVHCAYCDGAYDQVGFPDLEVQVHNSWLFYPFHRYYLYFYEKILGKLIDDPTFALPFWNWDSPSGMKMPAMFADPKSPLYDTYRNAKHQPPTLLDLDYSGTDESTTSQDQLSSNLTVMYRQMVSNGKNPKLFFGDAYRAGSDPDPGAGSIENIPHGPIHLWCGDTTQPNLEDMGNFYSAAGRDPIFFSHHSNVDRMWTIWKTLGGKKRSDPKDKDWLNTAFLFYDENAQPVRVKVKDCLKSTNLNYVYQDVEIPWLKSKPTPRKSKTKKVAKLFQLGGGVGVAQAAETSSSSVKFPVVLDKVISTVVSRPKKKRSKDEKEEEEEVLVVEGIQFERDSAVKFDVYINDEDDSPSRPDKTEFAGSFVNVPHRHNHTKKMNTILNLGITELLEDLDAEDDDSVVVTLVPRFGKGLATIGGIKIEFVS